A single window of Ficedula albicollis isolate OC2 chromosome 8, FicAlb1.5, whole genome shotgun sequence DNA harbors:
- the LURAP1 gene encoding leucine rich adaptor protein 1 — GVLLRELRADTAPAPPAPPATPAPARGAHPPLAERLRTLRLELAYLRAVDVKILQQLVVVNEGIEAVKWLLEERSTLTSRCSSLASSQYSLVESQEASRRGSWDSLQDPNDRLDSISVGSYLDTLADDMDEYSHNAAETAAASTAGRALARAEQDWVRIDPERGITKQEKDKEEHEWPHVDLSPPGLPQEPQVANGYLGQQSSSLEPDRDTTSSPGARERLGQGNPDGKAWKAEADLENCKLNSKLHLEYDAHWRWLQSQDDVTFL; from the exons ggggtgctgctGCGGGAGCTGCGGGCCGACACCGCCCCCGCGCCGCCGGCGCCGCCCGCCACACCCGCACCGGCCCGCGGTGCCCACCCGCCGCTCGCCGAACGCCTGCGGACGCTCCGCCTCGAGCTG GCTTACCTGCGAGCAGTGGACGTGAagatcctgcagcagctggtggtggTGAACGAGGGCATCGAGGCGGTGAagtggctgctggaggagcGCAGCACGCTGACCAGCcgctgcagcagcctggccagcagccagTACAGCCTGGTGGAGAGCCAGGAGGCCTCGCGGCggggcagctgggacagcctgcAGGACCCCAACGACAGGCTGGACAGCATCTCCGTCGGCAGCTACCTGGACACCTTGGCTGATGACATGGATGAGTACTCCCACAATGCTGCTGAAACTGCCGCTGCGTCCACAGCgggcagagccctggccagggcagagcaggactgggTCAGGATCGACCCCGAGAGGGGCATCACAAAGCAAGAGAAGGACAAAGAGGAGCACGAGTGGCCCCACGTGGACCTGTCCCCACCTGGATtgccccaggagccccaggtgGCCAATGGGTATTTGGGCCAGCAGTCCTCCTCTTTGGAACCAGACAGAGACACCACATCATCACCAGGGGCCAGGGAGAGGCTAGGGCAGGGAAATCCAGATGGGAAGGCTTGGAAAGCTGAGGCTGACCTTGAGAACTGCAAACTCAACAGCAAACTGCACCTGGAGTACGATGCCCACTGGCGCTGGCTCCAGTCACAGGATGACGTGACATTCTTATAG